AAACTGAGTGGGTACTAAGGTTTGCTTATAAGTTTAAACCTATTGAAATCTGTACAGCGTTAAGAAAGCTGTTTGGGTTGCCAAATGTTCATCTGAGTAATTCTGGCGTATTGTTTCAGGCGTTGCAATGGCATGAATTAGGCTTAGATTTTGCTGACGCTTTTCATCTAGCTTACAGTCAGAATCATGCAGAATTTTACACTTTTGACGATAAATTTGTGAAAAGGGCTAAGGGGTTAACCACCTGTGAAGTCAAGCAGCCTTAGTAATGACTCAGCAAAAAAACCTAGCTTCAAAATATGTGATTAGGCGATCGCCTCTTCTTTCCCTTACATTAATTTAGTAAGAGCGATCGCCTGACCAACTCTGACAAGTTTCTAATGTGCGATCACCATAACAACTCTATGCCAGGATATTAATATCCTTGACATTAACTATATATGTACAGCCTAGAAATCCCAGAAGGTCAAGCTGAATTTGCGGAACTACTCCGTCGAGTGCGAGACGGAGAAGAAGTGATTATTTCTCAAGCAGGCACTCCTATCGCGCGTATAGTCCCAATTGCGGAACAGAAATTACCTCGAATTCCAGGCTTAGACCGTGGTCAAGTAACAATTTCCCCAGACTTTGATGCTCCCCTCCCTGACGAGGTGCTAAATGCTTTTATTAACCCAACAGATGCAGAAGCATGAGAGCATTACTTGATACCCATACGTTTATTTGGTGGGTTATTGACGATAACCGACTCTCATCTACAGCTAGAAATATAATTGCCGATCCAGGGAATAACTTATTTTTTAGTGCTGCAAGCGCATGGGAAATTGTAATTAAAGTTCGTTTGGGTAAATTAAATTTACCAGAACCACCAGAAACGTACATTCCCAGTCGGTTGACTATAAATCGATTTGAAAGTTTGCCTATTCAAATGAATCACGCTTTACAAGTCGTTAATCTACCTGCTTTACATCAAGACCCTTTTGACCGAATAATTATCGCTCAAAGTCAAGTGGAAAAAATGCCCATAATTACTGTAGATAATAAAATCACACAGTATCCTGTTGATGTAATTTGGTAGCTAAATAAAAGATGAATAAAACTCAATCAGTGGCAGAAAGG
This sequence is a window from Aulosira sp. FACHB-615. Protein-coding genes within it:
- a CDS encoding type II toxin-antitoxin system VapC family toxin — translated: MVAVDTNIIVRLLTQDDELQYQKSLEIFQNQNVFIPDTVILETEWVLRFAYKFKPIEICTALRKLFGLPNVHLSNSGVLFQALQWHELGLDFADAFHLAYSQNHAEFYTFDDKFVKRAKGLTTCEVKQP
- a CDS encoding type II toxin-antitoxin system Phd/YefM family antitoxin → MYSLEIPEGQAEFAELLRRVRDGEEVIISQAGTPIARIVPIAEQKLPRIPGLDRGQVTISPDFDAPLPDEVLNAFINPTDAEA
- a CDS encoding type II toxin-antitoxin system VapC family toxin is translated as MRALLDTHTFIWWVIDDNRLSSTARNIIADPGNNLFFSAASAWEIVIKVRLGKLNLPEPPETYIPSRLTINRFESLPIQMNHALQVVNLPALHQDPFDRIIIAQSQVEKMPIITVDNKITQYPVDVIW